Proteins encoded in a region of the Streptomyces sp. NBC_00310 genome:
- a CDS encoding PAS domain S-box protein has product MLLVLLPVTVLLAFTALAAVPQWEEARTLRDFDTAIEVSFVTSEVAGAIARERIAAVEARLSAEPDTLRGRSEAQRITDDALRRAFGEAVERQPEPDVAGVLDAVRRQLHALRVQTGTGSLDAQAVTQRYEVIENKVLDIVAALESGRPTRASGRAADAHIAMLRATAAAESERAELAIVFHTPGEGRTTAAAGRWTELEKAQLRAFQQTASDELNAELHTAIFQAPGRAVRKARDLLADTASRPADRPSYDSWLSDSEDYVDALRGIQDRAARELDAIAHRDLRATRTQAVTELAVSLGVLALVTLLALALRRSITRPLGQVSEGARALSDGDLSYDIRYAGRDELGDVADTFRELRVTSERLAGEIRDMNTAIDAGRLGHRADVDSFDGTWAQLLGGMNGTMASFAAAHGRRRRAEQELEGIFNLSLDLLCISGVDGYFKRVNPAFERTLGYPIETLTSRPLVEFVHEDDRDSTCEAIALLAGGAEVAEFENRYIRADGTERWLQWSARPVPREGLIYAAARDVTESRRAALEQSALRRVATAVARGVPPSEVFGKVAEEVGSLLGTAAAVLRYEPDGSVKVLGIAHARVDATAEAARTTRREAARKAIEEVARTGGAARSDTSVGAPIVVEGRLWGAVVAASLLDPLPEGTESRLVDFTELIATAIANADSRDQLTASRARVVAAGDASRRRIERDLHDGVQQRLVSLQLELRMTETLVEDPSSELAQRLDHLAKGLDDAFQDLLQVARGIHPSVLSKGGLGPALRALARRAAIPVELDLGFTRARFPEQVEVAAYYVTSESLTNAVKHARATVVTVAAAERSGVLELVIRDDGVGGAEPDKGSGLIGLIDRVEAIGGRLTLASPPGSGTTLTVRLPLTPPDEAEAVALPRT; this is encoded by the coding sequence CGCCGCGGTCGAGGCCCGGCTCAGCGCCGAACCGGACACGCTGCGCGGCCGGTCGGAGGCCCAGCGGATCACCGACGACGCGCTGCGGCGGGCCTTCGGGGAAGCCGTCGAACGGCAGCCGGAGCCCGACGTCGCCGGGGTCCTCGACGCCGTACGCCGCCAACTGCACGCCCTGCGGGTCCAGACGGGCACCGGCTCGCTGGACGCGCAAGCCGTGACCCAGCGGTACGAGGTCATCGAGAACAAAGTGCTCGACATAGTCGCCGCCCTCGAGTCCGGCCGTCCCACCAGGGCCTCGGGCCGCGCGGCCGACGCCCACATCGCGATGCTGCGGGCCACCGCCGCCGCCGAGAGCGAACGGGCGGAACTCGCCATCGTCTTCCACACACCCGGCGAGGGGCGGACCACCGCCGCCGCGGGCCGCTGGACCGAACTGGAGAAGGCCCAGCTCAGGGCCTTCCAGCAGACAGCCTCGGACGAGCTGAACGCCGAACTGCACACCGCGATCTTCCAGGCCCCCGGACGCGCCGTCCGCAAGGCCCGCGACCTGCTCGCCGACACCGCCTCCCGGCCCGCCGACCGGCCCTCGTACGACAGTTGGCTCAGCGACTCCGAGGACTACGTGGACGCGCTGCGCGGCATCCAGGACCGGGCCGCCCGCGAACTCGACGCCATCGCGCACCGCGACCTGCGCGCCACCCGGACCCAGGCCGTCACCGAACTTGCCGTCTCCCTCGGCGTCCTGGCACTCGTCACCCTCCTCGCGCTGGCCCTGCGCCGCTCGATCACCCGCCCCCTCGGCCAGGTCTCCGAGGGCGCCCGCGCCCTGTCGGACGGCGACCTCTCGTACGACATCCGCTACGCGGGACGCGACGAACTCGGCGACGTCGCCGACACGTTCCGCGAGCTGCGGGTGACCAGTGAACGGCTGGCCGGCGAGATCCGGGACATGAACACGGCGATCGACGCGGGCCGGCTCGGACACCGGGCCGACGTCGACTCCTTCGACGGCACCTGGGCCCAGCTGCTGGGCGGCATGAACGGCACCATGGCGTCCTTCGCCGCCGCCCACGGCCGGCGCAGACGGGCCGAACAGGAGCTGGAGGGCATCTTCAACCTCTCCCTGGACCTGCTCTGCATCAGCGGCGTCGACGGCTACTTCAAGCGCGTCAACCCGGCCTTCGAACGCACCCTGGGCTATCCGATCGAGACGCTGACCTCCCGGCCGCTCGTGGAATTCGTCCACGAGGACGACCGGGACAGCACCTGCGAAGCCATCGCGCTGCTGGCGGGCGGCGCCGAGGTCGCCGAGTTCGAGAACCGGTACATCCGCGCCGACGGCACCGAGCGCTGGCTGCAGTGGAGCGCCCGGCCGGTCCCCCGGGAGGGTCTCATCTACGCCGCCGCCCGCGACGTCACCGAGAGCCGCCGGGCCGCGCTCGAACAGAGCGCGCTGCGCCGGGTCGCCACCGCGGTCGCGCGCGGCGTGCCGCCGTCCGAGGTGTTCGGGAAGGTGGCCGAGGAAGTGGGATCCCTGCTGGGGACGGCCGCGGCCGTCCTGCGGTACGAGCCCGACGGCAGCGTCAAGGTCCTGGGGATCGCGCACGCGCGCGTGGACGCGACCGCCGAGGCCGCCCGTACGACGCGTCGGGAGGCGGCCCGCAAGGCGATCGAGGAGGTGGCCCGGACCGGGGGCGCCGCCCGGTCGGACACCTCGGTGGGTGCCCCCATCGTGGTCGAGGGCCGGCTGTGGGGAGCCGTCGTGGCGGCCTCGCTGCTCGATCCGCTGCCCGAGGGCACCGAGTCCCGGCTCGTCGACTTCACCGAACTGATCGCCACCGCGATCGCCAACGCCGACAGCCGCGACCAGCTGACCGCCTCTCGCGCGCGCGTGGTCGCCGCCGGGGACGCCTCCCGGCGGCGCATCGAACGCGATCTGCACGACGGCGTCCAGCAGCGCCTGGTCTCCCTCCAGCTGGAGCTGCGGATGACCGAGACCCTGGTGGAGGACCCCTCCTCGGAACTCGCCCAGCGGCTCGACCATCTGGCCAAGGGCCTCGACGACGCCTTCCAGGACCTGCTCCAGGTGGCCCGGGGCATCCACCCGTCCGTCCTCTCCAAGGGCGGCCTGGGCCCCGCCCTGCGTGCTCTGGCCCGCCGCGCCGCCATCCCCGTGGAACTCGACCTCGGGTTCACCCGCGCCCGCTTCCCGGAACAGGTCGAGGTGGCCGCGTACTACGTCACCTCCGAGAGCCTCACCAACGCCGTCAAGCACGCGCGCGCGACGGTGGTGACCGTGGCGGCCGCGGAGCGCTCGGGCGTCCTGGAGCTGGTCATCCGCGACGACGGCGTCGGGGGAGCGGAACCCGACAAGGGTTCGGGCCTGATCGGGCTCATCGACCGGGTGGAGGCGATCGGCGGCAGGTTGACGCTCGCCAGCCCTCCCGGCAGCGGTACGACGCTGACCGTGCGCCTGCCGCTGACGCCGCCGGACGAGGCCGAGGCGGTAGCACTGCCGCGTACGTGA